The following proteins are encoded in a genomic region of Musa acuminata AAA Group cultivar baxijiao chromosome BXJ2-11, Cavendish_Baxijiao_AAA, whole genome shotgun sequence:
- the LOC135626441 gene encoding small ribosomal subunit protein uS7-like isoform X2: protein MAIQQDVKLFNRWSFDDVEVSDISLADYIAVTPPKHATYLPHTAGRYSAKRFRKAQCPIIESGPREDATRIGSAGVVRRQAVDISPLRRVNQAIYLLTTGARESAFRNIKTIAECLADELINAAKGSSNSYAIKKKDEIERVAKANR, encoded by the exons ATGGCGATCCAGCAGGATGTTAAGCTCTTCAACCGGTGGTCCTTCGATGATGTCGAG GTCAGCGACATCTCCCTTGCAGATTACATTGCCGTCACGCCACCAAAGCATGCGACATATCTTCCACATACGGCAGGAAGATACTCTGCCAAGAGGTTCCGTAAGGCTCAGTGTCCAATTATTGAAAG TGGTCCAAGAGAAGATGCAACTCGAATTGGTTCTGCTGGTGTTGTTCGACGTCAGGCAGTTGATATCTCACCATTGAGGCGGGTGAACCAGGCAATTTACCTTCTCACAACTGGTGCTCGTGAAAGCGCTTTCAGGAATATTAAGACCATTGCTGAGTGCCTTGCTGATGAATTAATTAATGCAGCTAAGGGTTCTTCCAACAG CTATGCTATCAAGAAGAAGGATGAGATCGAACGTGTTGCCAAGGCAAACCGCTGA
- the LOC135626441 gene encoding small ribosomal subunit protein uS7-like isoform X1 — translation MAIQQDVKLFNRWSFDDVEVSDISLADYIAVTPPKHATYLPHTAGRYSAKRFRKAQCPIIERLTNSLMMHGRNNGKKLMAVRIIKHTMEIIHLLTDANPIQVIVDAIINSGPREDATRIGSAGVVRRQAVDISPLRRVNQAIYLLTTGARESAFRNIKTIAECLADELINAAKGSSNSYAIKKKDEIERVAKANR, via the exons ATGGCGATCCAGCAGGATGTTAAGCTCTTCAACCGGTGGTCCTTCGATGATGTCGAG GTCAGCGACATCTCCCTTGCAGATTACATTGCCGTCACGCCACCAAAGCATGCGACATATCTTCCACATACGGCAGGAAGATACTCTGCCAAGAGGTTCCGTAAGGCTCAGTGTCCAATTATTGAAAGGTTGACCAATTCCTTGATGATGCATGGTCGTAACAATGGAAAGAAGCTTATGGCTGTTCGTATTATTAAACATACCATGGAGATAATTCATCTGCTAACCGATGCAAACCCAATCCAAGTTATTGTGGATGCTATCATTAATAG TGGTCCAAGAGAAGATGCAACTCGAATTGGTTCTGCTGGTGTTGTTCGACGTCAGGCAGTTGATATCTCACCATTGAGGCGGGTGAACCAGGCAATTTACCTTCTCACAACTGGTGCTCGTGAAAGCGCTTTCAGGAATATTAAGACCATTGCTGAGTGCCTTGCTGATGAATTAATTAATGCAGCTAAGGGTTCTTCCAACAG CTATGCTATCAAGAAGAAGGATGAGATCGAACGTGTTGCCAAGGCAAACCGCTGA
- the LOC135627128 gene encoding thioredoxin F, chloroplastic-like has translation MALRIAFSAPSIRSPSSSSSCTPSASSLNRSLGCRPQRRSSGGSLGASGAGGRAVAARSSLETAVGQVTEVDRDTFWPLVKAAGDRVVVLDMYTQWCGPCKVMAPKFLRLSEEYLDVTFMKLNCNQENKHLAKELGIKVVPTFKILKDGKVVKEVRGAKFDDLVLAIETVKSS, from the exons ATGGCGCTTCGGATCGCCTTCTCGGCTCCTTCGATTCGATCGCCGTCGTCGTCTTCATCTTGCACGCCGTCGGCCTCCTCGCTGAACCGATCCTTGGGCTGTCGACCCCAGCGTCGGTCTTCGGGCGGGTCCCTCGGGGCCTCCGGCGCCGGCGGGCGGGCCGTGGCGGCGAGGTCCAGCTTGGAGACGGCCGTCGGGCAGGTGACGGAAGTCGACAGGGATACCTTCTGGCCCCTCGTCAAGGCCGCCGGAGATAGGGTTGTCGTcctcgacatgtacacccaatg GTGTGGCCCTTGCAAGGTGATGGCCCCCAAATTTCTCAGATTGTCCGAGGAATACCTTGATGTTACATTTATGAAGCTTAACTGCAATCAAGAAAACAAG CACCTAGCCAAGGAGTTGGGAATAAAAGTTGTGCCAACCTTTAAGATTCTCAAGGATGGGAAGGTGGTAAAGGAAGTAAGAGGGGCCAAGTTTGATGATTTAGTACTGGCCATCGAGACAGTGAAATCAAGTTGA
- the LOC135627278 gene encoding ras-related protein RABA5c-like: protein MEEEEYLFKVVIIGDSAVGKSNLLSRYARNEFNLHSKATIGVEFQTQSVDVDGKEVKAQIWDTAGQERFRAVTSAYYRGALGALLVYDISRCSTFDSIARWLDELNTHSDTTVARMLVGNKCDLETLREVSVEEGKALAEAEGLFFIETSALDSTNVKTAFEIVIKEIYNNISRKILNSDSYKAELSVNRVSLSSNGNDEQKQGVSKFSCC from the exons atggaggaggaggagtactTGTTCAAGGTGGTGATCATAGGGGACTCGGCGGTGGGGAAGTCGAACCTGCTGTCGAGGTACGCGCGGAACGAGTTCAACCTGCACTCCAAGGCCACCATCGGGGTGGAGTTCCAGACGCAGAGCGTGGACGTGGACGGCAAGGAGGTGAAGGCCCAGATCTGGGACACCGCCGGCCAGGAGCGCTTCCGCGCCGTCACCTCCGCCTACTACCGCGGCGCCCTCGGCGCCCTCCTCGTCTACGATATCTCCCGCTGCTCCACCTTCGACAGCATCGCCCGCTGGCTCGACGAGCTCAACA CACACTCGGATACAACTGTTGCAAGGATGCTGGTCGGCAACAAATGTGATTTGGAGACTCTGAGGGAGGTCTCTGTCGAGGAGGGTAAAGCGCTCGCCGAAGCAGAAGGGCTTTTCTTTATCGAAACCTCAGCACTGGATTCGACAAACGTAAAGACAGCCTTTGAGATTGTTATTAAAGAGATATACAATAATATCAGCAGGAAGATCCTCAATTCTGATTCATATAAAGCAGAATTGTCGGTGAACAGGGTTAGTCTTTCAAGCAATGGAAACGATGAACAGAAGCAAGGAGTAAGCAAGTTCTCTTGCTGTTAG